The Chanos chanos chromosome 3, fChaCha1.1, whole genome shotgun sequence genome segment GTTTTTAGCACTGAGAATGGTAAATACTGAGGCAAGTGAATGGGCCAAAGCTCAGTTTTGCATTGTTGCAGAATTCTGTCCTACATTCCAGGGAATGAGTTGTGAAACATGATTTCCTGTCTATTCCCCAGTGATATGCAATCTGATTTTAAGTTGTTTCCTATAGACTAGCGTGCAATCCAGTGAACATCCAACTGGAATATTTGTTATTTCCCTTTGGCAGATGAGGAATGTACATCTGCCCCTCCCCTCACGCCAAACAAGtgaatgcacgcacacacacttttgctgAGTCACTTTTAACAATGTGAACAGTTTAAGTGACcttaaaacagcatttcccAATCCTAGACTGGTTTTCCAGTTCTGCACATTTTCGGTCTCTATCCTACTCCAATACACCTGCTTGACCTAATTTACTGGCTTGATGATTAGCTCAGGAGTTGATACCAGGGTGTTAGAATGGAGAGTGATTTGAGTGTAGTGCTATGTGGCTCGAGGTGAAGGATTGgggagacactgagacacaagATGGTGTATACAGTTTGACAAAAGTTCTCTCACTACATATCAAGTACAAAAACTGTTACAGACTTCCATAATGACTTCAAGGGAGAAATGGTTCctttgtttctccctctttgtttGCAATGCAGTCTGTTCTCCTGATGGGATATATTTTACCAGAACACTCTGCGTTTGGGTTTCATTTCCCTAGACAATGCACATGTGTATGAATAAATGCTGGTTTCACAAGGATATGATTATTGTGAAATGTTGATGTTCAACAGTCAATGTTCTCTAAATTGCAGTTCTTTTAGTGCAGAGCCAAACACTTCTGACAGCTCGAAGGACTGGGTAGTCACAATTGAAAATTGAGTGATTGATTAATTCATGCTGGAGTCTTCATCAGTTACTGATGTGTTGACTTTTAACTGACAACAGCATTTTGAGAAATTCGTCATGttattaaaaagacaaatgcaTGGTGTAGGTTCCAATGAATGTAGCCTTTAGTTTGACACTCTACCATCTCCCTTCGTCCATGTGCACATCCAATAATTTATCCACTAGACCACTCAGTATAGTTTAACTGTTTACTTcgacacaaaaatattttacagaccgTTGTTCATTGCAAGGTTATCGAAACCAATGGACAAGATTCAAAAGGGcataattaatgagaaaaagagaccgtgagaggtcaaaaaactgtgtggCTCCACTCTGTCTTGCCTGATCTCCCCCTCTCACGAGAGTAACAAGCTGCAATTAAAGGTACATGTGATTACCACAACAAAGGGATCAATTGCCTATTCCCCAAATATCACAAATGAAATCTTGTGCATTTGAATCAATCATATGTCTTTTAAGtgcaaaaaatcaaacaattaacttattggattactgtaaatataaaatgtaaataaatctgCTTGTAAATAATGCCAATATTGTATGccaattaatcaaatattcatattttgtccaTAATCTGCATTTAGGCTCCTACACATGGTATGGTATAATACAGCCATGTTCAGCATAGGAACACTTCTGTAGTGATGTGTTTGCCAGGGTTGTGGTAAGTGTGGAGCGTGTGAGTCCAAAGTTTTGGACACAAGGAAGAATTGGCCTCGCATTCAGGGCGGAGATGATAAGTGAGTAAATAGGGCTATCTGGGCTATTACAGAGGCATCCTGCCATAACTTGTATTTACCAACGTTCTGTTCCACTGGCACAGCGACCACCGAGTGGCATTTACCCCTTGTCCAGAATGAGTCTGGTAGGTGAGCAGCAAGAAAGGGCGGGGCagggcaggggggtggggggggttgtaggAAATGGGGTGGTCAAGATGCCCCTGGGGTCTTTTAATTCTGTTAGGTGTTTATGTTTGGAGTAAAATGAGACCGCCTGGGTGCATATGATAAGGAACAACGTTGACTACGACAATCAGTATTGAGTGTCCTACTTATGCTGTATTGATTATATAATAACTGTAGTACCATTATTTCCCAGTATAATTGGCTGCGTTTCACTGTGCATAGTAAGATCACTGATTTcctggtgtgttgtgtgataacCGGGTATTTAATTAATGATATTTGTACCAGTATATCTTTCTATGCCTTGCAGTAGAGCTTAGCATCATTTCTACAGTGCCCATTCAGTACCCAAGGGTCGTGTgttctgtttcaaaaaaaaaaaaaagaaagaaagaaagaaagggaatgGGAAAATAAATGTTACAAATATATGCCAGTGTTACGGTTTTTCCTGGATTTGTACTcggaacaggaacaggaacatgTTCAGTAAAATCTGTGTGGGAAAACCTAAAAGTGATTAATCAGTTGGGTGGTGAGGGATCTGGGCCGCTTATCAATTCAGTTTATCACTTTTTTATAGTCGGAAGGCGGTATAAAGTAACTGAAGTCGCGGTAGACATTTTTGAGTATAGTTAATGTCCAACAAAGCATGTGACAAGCGAGTTGAGAGTAAGCTACGAATTTGGGCATTTCACTGGGGTTCCTGTTAGTTGCGTGAAGTTGGCTTCAGTTATGACACACGAGAAAGGTTGCTGTGATTCCATTTGTCAATGTTTTTTCGAGTATTTCACGCCGAAAGTATTGGTGATTCGGAGTAAGAAAGTGGGAACAATCAATCGCCTTACACAGGCCTTAGTAATTGCATATGTGATTGGGTAAGTCTGTCCTCTTGAATGATAGAACCGCATTGTATGTGCTATTATTTCATGCGAACACAAGCCACAGTTAATGGTTTTAGTGGTTTTTAGTGTTTAGTGGTTAATGGTCTGCGTTACTACGACTAGAAGAAGACCCGTAGGCTTGCCTGCATTCACTAAATTGATGCTTTTGCTTTCAAAATCTAAAATTCTCATCGGCCTCTAATCTAGAAGCAATCTCACCTGTCAGATTTTGTAAACGTAGCTAGCTTGGCAGAGCACTTTGCCTCGAGATGTTGCTTTATAGTCGAAGTGGAATCCTTCGATGCAGCTCGAGTTTTTGTGCCTGGAAGACACAATTTGCACTCTATCGTCAAACTCCTCCCATTCCCTGATTTATATTCGAAATGTTTATTGTATATCCTCAATCCGAAAGCGCATTCTAACCCCCTTGTTGCCCATACTCTGTGACCTTTACAACACTTAGATATGTGTGCGTCTTGAAGAAGGGTTATCAGGACACCGACACGGTTCTCAGTTCTGTCACTGCCAAGGTGAAGGGGATTGCTTTGACCAACACCTCTGACCTGGGACTGCGGATCTGGGATGCAGCTGATTACGTTATTCCTCCACAGGTATCACCACGAtgtcaggaggaggaggaggtacAGGCTACACTAATGTAACCCCACCAGCCATGTCACCGGTGCCGTGTATCCACGATCTCACTGTGGGAGGCTTGGTGTCTTAAACGATATGAGCAATCCTGACACTTGCACGTTCATATTATTTAGACCTGGTGGGTGTAACAGCTAGCTGTCAGGGAACCTAATTTTCAGAGTAAGTTTTAgcattaatgtttgtttttcccttcctcttccttttttcattttcaactcaaaatacttttaaatcacactttttcactcatttaagTGTAAGGGCAATATTCACTCCCATGTTTGGTCTACCTTTTGCAAAGTTGCTGGATAAAAGGATTTCAGcgagagcaacaacaacaacaacaacaacaaaaaacctatTTTAACAGAAAGCATGCACTGTTCAGGACCAAGTTGGACTCAAAAccccacagaagaaaaaaatgaataaataaaagaccaCAACAGATGTTTTCCCTCTGCACCCTGTCCTTCACTCCCCAAAAAGTGACGCCAAAAAGAGCTGGCTTTCCATCTAtttatctgtgtctctgaatAAATACTCTTTAGTATATCACAATAAATGGGTTAATGGAGGAATTACAGATAGTCTTGTTGAATTTAGACTGACTGTAACTGCTTTCAATGCTGTCACAGGGGGAGAATTCATTTTTCGTGCTGACTAACCTGATCGTCACTctaaaccaaacacagacaacctGTGCAGAGGTAAGAAATCTCAGCGGCGGAGTACTCCTCAGTGACGCTCACAATGCGCGCAAACACAAAGGCATCTGTTTCCCTTTAATCAAATACATAGTCACTGTAggaactggggaaaaaaagaggtttaGTTCTTTAGCATAGAATATTATATAAATGGTTCgaaatgagatgttttttttcaagttcTCTGAAGGAGAAAGATAAGACTGACCTCAGACTGGCTTGCTTGTTTTGGCACAAAGCCTCAAAAATTCTTTAAGCCTTTTTAAATACTTTGTCCAGTTAGCTCTGTGATGTTTCTCAGTCCATGTAGTGCAACTTATTCATGGTGGATATTTGGTGATGGTAATGATCTTATATACTATCACTGGATGAGTTACATTAaatactttcctttttttatttgcacCTAGAAACCAAGTCAAGCCTCCATATGTTCTTCAGATAAAGACTGTAAGAAGGGCTTCAGGTATACACAGGGAAACGGTGAGTTCTGGAAGATGATTTATGCTGATTGTGATTCGGATTTTCAAcgtgtgcttttgtttgtattgtaaTGAAAACCAAGAATGAGGTGTAGAACCTTAACCTCAATCAAACACTGTACCATAGCTAGTTAATAATTAGCGTCTACTAACAACAGCACCAAActaatagcttttttttttttaagaaaatctgTTACCTGAAAGCTTTAAGTGCTTTTATTGAATCAATAAATAATAATCAAGTCTGTTTTGGGGATTATGTTATGATTCAGCTCAACCCCTCACATATTATGGTGTTAGCACTGcctcttttaaaaatatacttctttaaaatgatttttcatttgACCTCGTAGGCGTGCAGACAGGTAGATGTGTGAATTTCTCAGAGTCTGTTAAGACATGTGAGGTTCTGGCCTGGTGTCCTCTGGAGAATGCGACTGAACCCCCTAAGTAAGTACTTCAGAGGGGCCCCTGGCACACCATTTACATAGAATTGCATAGAGATTGGATTGTGAAAGAAGAGTCTATCACTGATTCCTGTGtgcacactctctcaaacaGGCCCCACAGTGCAGTTTTCAAACAGCATGGGTCTAATACTGAAATCACTCTAACTGCTCATTAACATGTTTTTCGTTACCTCAGTCCTCCAATGCTGGCAGATGCGGAAAACTTTACAGTGTTGATAAAGAACAGTGTAAGATACCCCAAATTTAACTTTAACAAGTAAGTCTCTGCTCATTTACTTAATGCTaaagagtgtgtgatttttttttttttttttttttttatgtatttaccgGCACGGCAACCAGAAAGGAGTCTGAACTGACATTCTTTTTGTCAATGTGTTCTGTAGGAGAAATATTCTGCCACACATAAACAGCAGCTACTTGAGTCAATGTGTGTTCAACCGCAAGACAGACCCCGACTGTCCAATCTTTAGACTCAAGGACATTGTTGAAGAGGCTCAAGAAGACTTTCAGACCATGGCTGTGCATGTGAGAGacttgttttcatgtttttctcacaaaatATCACACTTGCTCAATTTTGAAAATTAGTCAGAGTTGCAGAGTAGTATCCCTTGCCTTGGAATAAACACAAAGTGCTCCTCTTCTGGACACActacattctttctcttttatttttaatcacatCTCCGGCCCTCGGCTCTTTGAACAATTCATTCTTTTATCAAGGGAGGAGTTATGGGAGTCCATATTCGGTGGGACTGTGACCTTGACATGCCAAAAAGTTGGTGTGTGCCCAAGTACGCTTTTCGCCGACTAGACAATAAGGATCCAGACCACAATGTTGCCCCAGGATATAACTTCAGGTATGGTGGGGTTATAATTAAATATGACAAATTCTAAGTAAATACATTGTATTATAACTGAGGTTAGTGTATAAAATGTTACAGATTTGCCAAATACTACAAAAATGGGGACGGTGAGGAAACAAGAACTTTGATTAAAGGATACGGCATTCGATTTGATGTGATGGTGTTTGGTCAGGTAGGTTCCTAAGTCACATTACCAGTTCAGAAACAAAGTCTCACGTTGTCTTCATTTGACCAGAAGCAGCTCAGTATAGCAAGCCACTATAAGGCTTGATAAAAGTTCAGAATGGATGTTGAGGGATCGTTTGATAAATCTTCCTTgtaactctctttctcctcttgtgCAGGCAGGAAAATTCAACATTGTTCCAACACTTCTAAACGTAGGTGCTGGGTTGGCACTTCTTGGACTGGTAAAGGCCCCTTGACGCTTTCCTAATACATTCATGGGTGGTTTTCTGGACACAGAATAAATATAGCCATTGACTAAATTTAGCTCTTACTGTGTattctatgtaaaaaaaaaaataaaaaaaaattatggttCTGGACTAGGTGGAATCTGCGTCCAGAAAACCAGCCATCAAACATGTATTTACATCCTGCATATTTATCTAAATCATAAAGTATGATGTTAATACTTGTCCATGCTTTTAAGGTCAGTGTTGTCTGTGATTGGATTGTCCTGACATGTATGACAAAAAGAAACCTCTACAAGGAACAGAAATATTCATACGTTGATGACTTTGGATTGGTGAGAATTGTTTGGCATTACTTTCTTATGTATTATGCTTGCATTAGTCCCAGTCCAGCCACCACTGTGACTGAGATCTAGTTAATGCATGgacaaaatgttttttcctcattagcAATAACTATAAACCAaattcctgtttgtgtttgtgtttctgtgtgtgtgtgtctgtgtgtttgtgtgtgtgtgtgtgtgtgtgtgtgtgtgtgtgtgtttctgtttgtttgcagcTCTCTGATGATGGAATCCCGTAAACAACATGGCAGAACAGACCAGTATCAGATAAAAGGACTATACCCTCAAAGTTGCACTATAAACAAAAGCACTTTCGCTTTGCACAATGTCTGTCATATTCTTATTGTTTGCCTAGCTTTATACTCAGTATATGAAGTCACAGTGAAATCTTCAAGCCAGTTAAATGTATGCTCAGTATATGCAATCACAGTGAAATCAAGCCAGTTAAATTTATGCTCAGTATGCAGTCACAGTGAAATCTTTCAGCCAGTTATATTAATGCTCGATCATTCATCAtcttattttttccattttgctcACTATTGTTGATTAGAACATGGAGTCACATGTCTGGCAGCTCTATCCGGAATAAATGTTAGCACTTTCCAAGGCAAGTTGTTCTAACTGTATGAAACTGAACTTCAGACAATAAAACacgtttttacattttattaccACTTACCACTAAGAAAGTTGTTTAAATAATATGTAGTTGATCGTCTTTGTCACCGAAaaacaatctcacacacacgttcactgtgttgtatttttacGTACAGAAACTGAACgacataaaattaaaattcaCTTCAATGTTTGAGTGTATTACTTTATGATCGGGTGGAGTCCGATAATGTCGTGGGTGTACAGCCGCTTTGAAATAGTCGAGCAATGCACATTCCCCAACAGTGGGCGGCAGTAAAGGTAATTGAATGTCTTAGCGAGAGAACGGAGCTGCTTTACAGCGTTCTCAACTGCGAGAAATGCAGTGAGTTCTTTCCACGCTACACTCCATGATGGCGGCCGCCTTGCGAGGAAGCCTTGTAACATTGGCCAAGGTGAGTCGGGATGTGGTGTATTGGTCTAAAGTTTGTTCGTCGATCACTTTGCGTTGAGAGTTGCGGAGTCGACCCGAACTGTCAAGATAAGAACAGCTGTTAAAGATAATAGACGTACCATTTACCGTTTGTTGTAACAGACGTAAAATGTTGACATCAAAGATGCTTAAGATAGTTCCGTTTATTGAACTGCTGatttaataataacaatttgCCTATGTTAATCTGTGAAAACAATATGTGTTTTGTTGGACCTTCTCGCAGTCAAAGTAAGAATAGCGCAAATAATAACGTATTCTCACAATAGTGATTCGCGGGGTGTCTGATAATGTCAACTGCTGTCCGTTAGCCAGTTTACATGCGACATCCTCTATACCTTTAAGATAAAAGCTTTTTGACCGGTTACCACCCAGAATGTATAACGGAAATTCTTCTACAATGGACTTAATTCAGATTTTGTTGAGCGTGTCATGATGGATATCTCATAGGAGACCTTTAATTCTGCTAAGAGCTTCAAGTTAACtatctgaaacattttatttggaTTCTTCAGGGCCTCAGTTGCCCATGGTTACAGCCACTGTGTGCCCGATCGCTCAGTCTGACTGCCAGTCAGAATAGTCCGGACACACCTCCAGCTCGTGCTGACAGCACCTTCAAGGTCACCATGGTACCTGGAGATGGAGTTGGACCTGAACTCATGACTGCTGTTAAGGAGGTTTTCAAGGTATTAATACACTCATTCATTAGGGACTCACTTGGTCAGGCAACTCCTTCAGTGTCAGCTAGAATGGATGTTTCAATTAGAATTTAATCTTTTTAACTCCTGCCCCACCCCCATACCAATCCCCTCATTTTCAGCACCATTCTCTCACTTAAATCACAGGTATCTACTTCTTATGTTCCCTCACTACGTGTCCATTCCCAATGCTCTTTAACCAAGTTCACTCATATCTCTGACCCTAATGTCCTTGGCCTTCTCATCCCAGGCAGGTGATGTCCCTGTGGAGTTTGAGGAGTTCCACCTGAGTGAGGTGCAGAACATGGCCAGTGAAGAGAAGCTGGA includes the following:
- the p2rx4a gene encoding P2X purinoceptor 4a; this encodes MTHEKGCCDSICQCFFEYFTPKVLVIRSKKVGTINRLTQALVIAYVIGYVCVLKKGYQDTDTVLSSVTAKVKGIALTNTSDLGLRIWDAADYVIPPQGENSFFVLTNLIVTLNQTQTTCAEKPSQASICSSDKDCKKGFRYTQGNGVQTGRCVNFSESVKTCEVLAWCPLENATEPPNPPMLADAENFTVLIKNSVRYPKFNFNKRNILPHINSSYLSQCVFNRKTDPDCPIFRLKDIVEEAQEDFQTMAVHGGVMGVHIRWDCDLDMPKSWCVPKYAFRRLDNKDPDHNVAPGYNFRFAKYYKNGDGEETRTLIKGYGIRFDVMVFGQAGKFNIVPTLLNVGAGLALLGLVSVVCDWIVLTCMTKRNLYKEQKYSYVDDFGLLSDDGIP